The Thermomicrobiales bacterium genome includes a window with the following:
- a CDS encoding low temperature requirement protein A — translation MSRWIKRMAPRSPSEAHRVSTPLELFFDLVFVVAVNFAASALHHDISENHIRHGILSFLPIFFAIWLAWLNFTWFASAYDVDDIPYRIMVLIQMTGALVLAAGIPRAFSEQDFRICIAGYVIMRLALVGQWLRVARSDLERRSTALRYAIGITLVQIGWVWFGFVRDSFSWPVLIVLAILELIVPIWAERSAPTTWHPHHIIERYGLFTIIVLGEAVLSASLAIQAVVDTRTFDGERAAIAVGAIASLYMMWWVYFDYNAPDILTRLRKTFVWGYGHALLWGAIAATGAGIAVCIDYATDHSELTRTQSHLAMAVPLAIFLLSLWGFHDLTEARTSLRRLATPVAALLVVGSAWLPYAPVWMAIILILLAIFREAGHEHPEAATH, via the coding sequence ATGAGCAGGTGGATCAAGAGGATGGCGCCGCGCTCGCCTTCGGAAGCGCACCGGGTATCGACGCCGCTGGAGCTCTTCTTCGATCTGGTCTTTGTCGTCGCCGTCAACTTCGCCGCATCAGCTCTTCACCACGACATTTCCGAAAACCACATTCGTCACGGAATCCTGAGCTTTCTTCCGATCTTCTTCGCCATCTGGCTCGCCTGGCTGAACTTCACCTGGTTTGCAAGCGCCTACGATGTCGACGATATCCCCTATCGGATCATGGTGCTGATCCAGATGACCGGCGCGCTGGTCCTCGCGGCCGGGATCCCCAGAGCGTTCTCGGAGCAGGACTTCCGGATCTGCATCGCCGGTTACGTCATCATGCGTCTTGCTCTCGTTGGGCAGTGGTTACGTGTTGCCCGTTCCGACCTCGAACGCAGATCCACCGCGCTGCGCTACGCCATTGGCATCACGCTGGTGCAAATCGGATGGGTTTGGTTCGGATTCGTGCGGGACTCGTTCTCCTGGCCAGTCTTGATCGTCCTGGCAATTCTCGAGCTCATCGTTCCTATCTGGGCAGAACGGTCGGCGCCCACCACCTGGCATCCGCATCACATCATCGAGCGCTACGGTCTGTTCACCATCATCGTCCTTGGCGAAGCGGTCCTGTCGGCATCGCTCGCGATCCAGGCGGTCGTCGACACGCGCACATTCGACGGCGAGCGCGCCGCCATCGCGGTGGGCGCCATCGCCTCCCTTTACATGATGTGGTGGGTCTACTTCGACTACAACGCGCCCGACATCCTTACACGATTGCGCAAGACGTTCGTCTGGGGATATGGGCACGCCCTTCTTTGGGGCGCGATCGCGGCAACCGGGGCGGGCATTGCGGTGTGCATCGACTACGCGACCGACCATTCCGAATTGACCCGCACACAATCCCATCTCGCGATGGCAGTCCCCCTCGCCATCTTCTTGCTCAGTCTCTGGGGTTTCCACGATCTTACCGAAGCCCGGACCTCCCTTCGCCGGCTGGCGACTCCGGTCGCGGCGTTGCTCGTGGTGGGATCGGCCTGGCTCCCATACGCGCCCGTGTGGATGGCGATCATCCTCATCCTCCTCGCGATTTTCCGCGAGGCGGGACATGAACACCCTGAAGCAGCAACGCACTGA